cgctccggccggtgactcgaaccctcgaactaagattgccgtcgtgacagtcttgagtccgatgttctaaccactcggcctccgcggcctataatatatatatatatatatatatatatatatatatatatatatatatatatatatatatgtgtgtgtgtgtgtgtgtgtgtgtgtgtgtgtgtgtgtgtgtgtgtgtgtgtgtgtgtgtgtgtgtgtgtgtgtgtattttgcatatatatataaatttatatatatatatatatatagatagatagatagatagatagatagatagatagatagatagatatatgtatatatatatatatatatatatatatatatatatatatatatatatatatatatatatatatatatatatatatttatatatatgcaaaatatctatctatctttctatctatctatatgtgttgtgtgtgtgtgtgtgtgtgtgtgtgtgtgtgtgtgtgtgtgtgtgtgtgtgtgtgtgtgtgtgtgtgtgtgtgtgtgtacgtgtgtgctcatgtgttgatatttgtataaataaggacattaaaaaaataataataaataaataagaaaataaagatatatacataaataaaataaaatgaaaaataaaaataattaataagtaaataaaaccatAGAAAAACTCCTTATATTCTTAATTAGTCATAATTAGTCAtaaaagaaacatacatataaaactaccAAAATTCATAATCAAAACTAACATAATCGAGAAAATATTTTGCAAAGAAAGAGAGCTTGAGCGCAGCGTCAAGTTCGGAGAAGTAGCGGCGGGTGACGTGTGCCGCGCCGTTGCGGAGCTTGTCGGCGGGGAGGCGGGAGAGAGCGCGGTCGGCGCCCAGCCAGCGCAGGAGGAAGGGCTCGTCCTCGGGGAGGCGCTCGAACTGGCCAATGAAGTCGTAAGGGATAGTGCACGGGTTGCACGTCtgggacggagaggggggagggggaggaaaagggatggcGAAATTTAGTTTAACGTGTAAGTTATTTGGTTGGGTATTTTgcagtaaaaacaaaaagaaaagagagaattgagcagagaagagagagagagagagagagagagagagagagagagagagagagagagagagagagagagagagagagagagagaatagacaaagAGATTCACAAAAAAATTAACTAGTATTTAACAATAAAGAATACACAACGTATAAACATAGCTAGCAAGGCTCACCTCATGAATGGAGCGCCAATGAGGGTCCATGATCATCGCCTCAAGGTCATCCTGAGCGACGATGAGTTTCACGAAATTCCTGAAGGTGACGAGGTCTCCCTCACTCCTGCTATGTCGCgagaaaatatataatcttttttatttcagaACACATCtgtttctatattcatatctatatctgtagccatatctatacctatatatctatgtccTTCTCTAAATctgtatctttctatttctctctctctctctctctctctctctctctatctatctatctccctccctccctccctcactttatacacacacacacacaccacacacacacacacacacacacacacacacacacacacacacacacacacatatatatatatatatatatatatatatatatatataatatatatatataatatatataatatatatatatatatatatatttatatatatatatattatatatatatatatatatagatataaataattatattatatatatatataatattattataataatatataatataatatatatatatatataatatatatatatatatatatatatgtgtgtgtgtgtgtgtgtggtgtgtgttgtgtgtgtgtgtgtgtgttgtgtgtgtgtgtttgtgtgtctatgcaatatatataaatataaattatataatatatatatatatatatatatatatatatatatatatatatgaatacttatatgtgtatatatacatatatgtgttcatatatatatacatacatacatatatatatatatatatatatatatatatatatatatatatatgtatatgtacacacacacacacacacacacacacacacacacacacacacacacacacacacacacacacacacacgcgcacacacacacagacacacacacacacacacacacgcacacacgcacacacgcacacacgcacacgcacacagatatatatatatatatatatatatatatatatatatatattttttttttttttttttttttttttttttttttttataatatagtaatatatatacaaatataatgtatatataacatatatattattaatataaattattattacacatcGTACAATTTCTGTCATATCTGAATAAACAACATCAAAACATTAAATTTAAgtgtaaacaaaaaaggaaacaaacttcCATTTCTTGAAACACTGGTATTCCACAGAAAACGGTCGCCTTTCTACTACCTACTTTCACTGGTTTGGCAATGAACTAGTTAACAGTATCACACTCTGATCAACAGAGCATTTAACATACGCTCCACCTTGATCTAATTTGACAACGACATTATgttcttaattaattatttaaaaagcaaTGGGTACCCtgacaacgtttttttttttgtttttgttttttttttacaaaactctTAGATCATTTTTAGACTATAAACTATACCCATCCACAAAAATCCATACTGCTCCCAAAGATACTATGTACTTAAACTACCATATCTCGGATATGTAAGCTTCACTATTCAAACACAGAATACTTGAACATATGGGTAAATCTATAAGAACTAGCCTACCTCCGAACAGACCTTTCTCAGCTGTCCGCCAGCATTCACACACAGATCACCCTTTCAGtcacagtgatttcaaaattctgtccaaAACATCTAACAGACTCGACCatatcatctcagaatccctgtACATCCATAAGATGAAACGCGATCTGGACAACAGTACAGCCATTCAATTGTTTACGGTGCAATACAATTACTGTAAGGCAGTTCTCACATGTTTAGGTATGTCTCGCCCTCCTATATGTCTTGAATTTTTTCCACAGTGTTTctgtccttttcattttttacattGTGTTAcccatttattatattgtttattctaagaaatatttttgtcattgtttcttttttatctaataatgttttcgtattcattatttctattctgATGATGGAGACGTAATTCTTCGAAACGTTACGTAGTAATAAAAATGTTCACCATAGCCCTGGTTCTACTTTTCATTCTGCctgttcgtttatatatatatatatatatattatatatatatatatatatatatatatatatatatatatatacatatatatatatatatatatatatattagtatttatatatatatatatatattaatatatatatatatataatttatatatatatatatattagttatattatatgtgtgtgtgtgtgtgtgtgtgtgtgtgtgtgtgtgcatttacatatatatatatatatatatatatatatatatatatatataatatatatataatttatataactaaataatatatctgtatatattatatatatgtatttatatatgtatatgtaaatttatgtatatatatatgaatatatatagatatatatgtctgaatgtgtgtgtgtgtgtggatatgtattcatatatataaatatatatatatgtatatatacatatacatatatatatttatatatacatacatatatatatatatatatatatatatatatatatatatatatatatatatgtatatatatatatatttgtatgtttgtttgtgtgtgtgtgtgtgtgtgtatgaagggcattcattaaagatttcccttgACACACTTCCCATGGACGTACCGGAATGAAACGTAAAGTTATTATTGCTCCTCCACATATGTCCTGCCAGGAGTGACACACTTCTCCAAACGATTTTGCAGCTGTGGATTCCTTTCTTGTAGAAGTCTGCAGGTTGCATtggaagccatgaagtgacttcagaaatcaatgTACAATCTTGGAAACGTTCCTTCAAAATCACTTTGTTGACAGAAAGAGGTAAAAGTCAGATAATGCAAGATCAAGAGAATtgggagaatgaggaaaatgCCGTAGCCAGAGGACTGCACTTTCAACTGGGCAATGTGAGGGTTGTGAACAGGGTGTTATTTTATAGGAGATAGACACTTGTTGTCAACGCTCCATGTCTCTTGGTTATGATAGCCTCCCACAATATCTGTAACAGTGAAGTGTAATAAGCTCCTGCAATTGTAGTACCTATTTTCAGAAAATCCATTATCACTATTCTATGTGTGCCCCAAAAGACTGTGACCATGAGCTTGACTGTCAATAGTGTGACGTGTGCCATTTCCAGGCGTgttgagtcaaagtgcttccattgttatAACTGGGTCTTAGTTTCTAGATCAAAGTGATGGACCAAAGTTTCATCTTGCAGAATTACTCTGTcaaaaaattcttgttttttttttggcacatggctaaaaaaGCCTTGGAACAATGTTCTCATTCCTGCCTCTGGAATGGTGTCTGAGAACCCACTGAGCTGACAACTTTTgaatatgcagatggtcatgaatgattttgtccacaacactaatcttgacaccTTGGGCTTCCAAGATCTTCTAAAATGGCAGtttccacttgatggatggtgtctgTATGAGTGGCAAACTTGGGTTGTCCTGGGATAAGAGCCTTTTTTACAAGTCTCCGAGCCCACCTGAACTGGCAATGATAATGCTTAACAACATCACATGATTGGGCATCTCCCTCAAAAGatgctttcatttcatcaaagGTTTCTTGTGGTGTGCACCCATTCAGTTATACAAACCTTGATTTTCACACCTTATTGCACCTTCACCGATGTTGCAGAAAAgatgttatgagttaaggactggaaatcaacacatgacttatgcatgtgaaatttcagcctcttCGGATAAGCGGAAGTGAGTCAGGGGTAATTTTAGTGAGCGCtcctcgtatacacacacacacacacacacacacacacacacacacacacacacacacacacacacacacacacacacacacacacacacacacacacacacacacacacacacacacacacacacacacacacagatatatgaatatatatatgtatgtatatatatatatatatatatatatatatatatatatatatatatatatatatatatcctcgaaTCCGTTCCTGGGTCTTACTCACCCGAACTTCTCTTTCAATTTTTCAGCCAAGTATTGGGGGAAGTTGACTCTCTCTCGGCCGGTATATCTCTCCACCTTGTCCCTATACGTGGAAACTACTCTGGTCAGTGGGTTTCGAACGTAAAGTAATTTTTTGTACGAAGCGAGTATGCCCGACCGTTTGTTGGCATATTTGGGCAGGTACAGCGGCTGCAGTAACGGATGGCTATGTACAAAGTCCCTGTAAAagcaaaatatctataaattatacaaataaaacaatggtACCCGCAGTCTTTTCTACGTCAATTTctttaatatttgcaataattttttcatTCGATTTTTTTATATACGATCTGAAGTCGTATCTTTAGATATTCTTCACAACCGCCTTTCTCTCTTGACACATAAATCCTATTCACATCATTCTTTGGATGTTATACcccatgcagagagagagagagagagagagagagaggggagagagagagagagagtgagagagagagagagagagagagagagagagagaccgaccctCTAACGGCAACACGTACGCGCATGATGTGTATTCCCGACGCGTGAAGAATTAACGCATCATTAGGTAAAACCTCACTGAGCTGTCGAGATAAACAGAGGAAAGCGTGGCTGAGGTAGTTGTCATACAGGATTCCATTGAAAATGTTTTGATAAGTGTACATTTTATATGCATTAACAGAAATATTAATTTCAACTCAGTAAATAGAGAAGAGTATTGTGTAAGTCTGCATCATTACTGAAAGTGTTGCATACACGGGAAGGCCTTGAAACGGCCAATAGCCTCTCGCGGTGAATTCACGGCGAGGTTTCAAATGGGTCGCGTTTAATTTACTGCGAGTGTGATGAAATGTTTGATATCTACAGGAGGTAAGCAGGATATTGGTCTAGTGCATTTCCCTTAACAATTAATATGTCGTTGATTTGCTAGCCATGTTTGCTAGCCATTCTTTCTGAATTCCCATGCTTGGTCACACGCTATTTGTTCCGTTATCTAAACGagcgttcgagagagagagagagagagagagagagagaagagagagagagagagagagagagagagagagagagagagagagagagagagagagagagagagagagagagagagagagagagagagagagagagagagagagagagatttacatacatacacatgtatgtatatttacatacaggtatatatacatatattcccatatcaacatttatctatctatcgtgaTACATCTAACTATTTGTCTAGCTATCTTatatagaaggaaaaggaaaaagggcaatAGAGGAAGAGACGAACAACAGACAAAATGTAATAAAGGtaaagaggagggagacagatgggggagagagaaagagagatatagagaggggggggagaaaagacagatagatagatagagagaggatggggggaaaaagatggagtgggagatagatagataaagagagagagagaaagagagagagagagagagagagagagagagagagagagagagagagagagagagagagagagagagagagagagaggtatggggagggcagagaaagatagatagtaagatagagacggggtggagagagagatgggtggggagagagaggggggggtgaagggaacagagataggtagatagagagtaaaatataaagggaggaggggtgaagggaacagagatagatagatagagagtaaaagatagagagaggggggagggagatgggtagttagacagatagagagagagaaggaggaaggagagagagagagagagagagagagagagagagagatagagagatagagagagagaaagggggagatgagagagataagggggagggagagagagagacagacagatagatagatagacagatagatagagagagagagagagagacggagtggagatagagagagagaggagagcgggacagagaaaaaagagaggagagagagcgggggggcgGGCAGACATAGATTTagagtaaaagtgagagagagagtgagaggaagatagatagtagatatatagataaataatgggGAACGTCTATGCTGCCTTTCAGTCCTAGATCCAACCGGAGATGCATCACTGCTATATTGTGTTCTCAGGCAGGGAGGGTCACCTCATTAGTTATATGTCCCTTGGGGCTGCATTTACATCGCGCATATGGCTCTCGCAAGtacattctctcgctctctttcttaaaacacccacccacacgcactcaGACATATCTGATAATCTGTAACTACTTccggtatgtatacatattgattatgtatatctatccttagcaccgtcacacacacacacacgcacgcgcgcgcacgcacgaatgcacacacacacacacacacacacacacacacacacactcacacacactcacacacacgcacacacacacacacacacacacacacacacacacacacacacacacacacacacacacaaacacacacacacacacacacacacactcagacctaaagacacatgcacacaaagcTACGCTCACacacttaaacaaacacacacgcacatactaaaTTGTTTACACTTTACAAACACTCGTACACGAATCACCATTTCAGGTGTTAATTAAACACTTGTAAATACAGGGGTCGCAAACAGAGACCTGTCCTCGAAGTCTTTTAATTCTTGGCTACTGGTGACCTTAGTGAGTCTGAGAAATACTCGCTTCATGGTTGTGCTGGCAACCTGcagacgagacagagaaagaaaaaagatcatcatCCTGGTCTCGCAAAGGCAGACTGATCGTATACGATCATGAGTACACAGAACAAGAGAACATAGTTTTACTTGTTTCGTTTTATAATCGCGTTAAATTGTTACATTTACATCTTATTATTACACATGTAAGGTCTATCTACCGTgaataagaatgtgtgtgtgtacatacaatcacaatacatttatatatatatatatatatatatatatatattatatatatatatatatatatatatatatataaatatatatatatatatatatatatatatataatatatatgtatgtatatatataatatatataatgtatatatatatatataatatattatatatatatatatatgtatatatatattatatatatatatatattttatatatatatatatatatatatatatatgatataatatatatatatatatatatatataatatatatatatatatatatatatatatataatataatatatatatacatatatacacatgacgcgctacacacacacacacacaaacgtgtgtgtgtgtgtagtgtgtgtgtgtgtgtgtatgtgtgtgttatttgtatgttgttgtttgttgtgtgtgtggtgtgtgtgttgtgtgtgtgtttgtgtctttgtgtatgtgtgtgtgagcgtgtctgtgttatatatatgtaaaataatgtttatatgtatatatatgtataatatatatatagatatatatatatatatatatatagatatatatatacaccatatgtgtaatatataatatatatatatagatatatatattatatatatatatatatatatatataatatatacatacatacacacacacacacgacacacacacacacacacacacaccacacacacacacacacatatatatataatatatatatatatatataatatatatatatatattcataatttattaaATGCATGTATGATGGTGCGGTGTgtggtggaaatatatatatatagtatatatatatatatatattatatatatatatatatatgtgtgtgtgtgtgtgtgtgtgtgtgtgtgtgtgtgtgtgtggtgtgtgtgtgtgtggtgtgcatatattataatattatatatatatatatatatatatatatatataaaatattttaatatatatatatgtatatatgtatgtatatatatgtaatatgctatatatatatatatatatatatatatatatatattatatatatatatatatatatatatatatacataatataaatgtgtgtgcgtatgtatgtatgtgtatgtatatataagtatgtgtgtttatgtgtatgtatttacccaaaacacacacacacacacacacacacaccacacacacacacacacacacacacacacacatatatattatatatataataatataatatatatatatatatatttaaatatatgtatatatatgtgtgtatatatgtataatataaatatgtatataagtgtgtatatatattatatatatatattatataattatatatatattaatatatatatattatataaatatgtatataagtgtgtatatatatatatatatatatatatatatatatatatatatatatatatcatcatcatcaagtggctaacgccgacgggggcgcatggccgcatccacccttcgcttccagccacgaggatccctcgaggcgagtctccaggcaggcacacggcccatctctaattcctcgtgacaggtctcgtcgagctgcccaagccatgatctcctaggtcgtcccacaggtctcctccacccagggttgtctcgcagagagacaacctgatgggcagggtcgtccatagggaagcgagctagttGGCCAtagagcctgagttggcgatcccggattatgcaagtaacaggtcccatgccagtttcacagtgtaactgccggttggacacgtggtcctgccaactgtaccccatgatccggcaaagggacttgttacaaaaggcatcaaggcgagactcaaagacactggatagcgtccaggtttcgcttccatagagcaaaactggcagtatcaaggccttgaagacacgcagcttggtccttctgcataggtaccgacatctccaaacgctcttgttgatcgagttcatgactcctgttgccataccaatccgtctactgacttcctggtctgacaacccagagatatggactacgctaccaaggtatgtaaaactttctgtaacttcaacgtcctcgacgCAAGcgtgaatcgactgaacgggttcccctaaaaggcccccaaagtcctgaatcttggtcttggtccaggagacatctagacctaggggcttcgcctcattgctaaatgcatcaagagccgccacaagagactccaaggactcagataggatggcaacatcgtcggcaaagtcaaggtctgagaccttaatattgcctagtgatgctccacactgactttggctagtagctctgcccattatccagtccatacaagtgttgaaaagtgttggtgcaaggacacagccttgcctcacccctgaattaatagggaagaagttcgacatacccccaccacactttacagcactttcagtaccagtatagaggcttgctatcaggccaataatctgtgtcggaattcctctgagcctcaggatctcccatagcgattcccgatgcaccgagtcagacgccttcttgaggtcgatgtaggctgcaagcaactcacgaccaaactcacgacggcgttccacaattactcaaagcgctagtatacggtcaattgtggacttgccaggagtaaatccagactgttccggtctctgatgcctcagtaggtggttgcggatccgtttcagaagaatgtgggcgagaaccttgcctggtatgctgagcagtgtaatgccacggtagttgctacaatcccaacgatcccctttccccttccagagagggatgaccacgcctctcagcaggtcagggggaatggtaccagactgccaaatggcagtcaggactgtatgcaggccccgagccataggttcacccccagcctttagcagttcagcagggatatcacatatgcctgcggctttcccactcttcagcttggaaatcgccagtctaacttctgttagggtaggaggttcctcgctgatgggtgggtccggcacaggcactgcgacatctcttgcatccaaactaactgttggacggtccacctggtacaactgttcaaaatactcagcccaatgttcacgaaccccaacatgatctgagatgatccgtccatccgctgatcggactgcagtcatctgtgaggagggcttagggttcagttttctcagggcttggtaggcagggcgaaggtcatttaccaagaaatggccttcgacctcctcagcaagattcctgatgaactgttatatatatatatatatatatatatatatatatatatatatatatatatatatatatatatatacatatatataaatgtgtgtgcgtgtttaaaaacatacacacagacacacacacacacacacacacacacacacacacacacacacacacacacacacacacacaacacacacacatacacacacacacacacccacacccacacaccacacacacacacacacacgcaccacacacacacacacacacacaccacacacacacacacacacaaatatatatatatatatatatatataatatatatatatatatatatatattgtgtgtgtgtgtgtgtgtgtgtgtgtgtgtgtgttgtgtatatatatatatatatatatatatatataatatatatatatatatatatatatatatatatatatggaagaaaaacccacaatacaaaaactagattcattgaaaaattttgtattgtgggtttttcttccattgtatcagcacagaagagtgttttgctattcatatatatatatatatatatatatatatatatatatatatatatatatatatatatatatatataaacaattacaaaggttgttagacagggcgataccatctcgccaaaactatttacagcttgctctgaggaaatatttaagaagttAGAATGGAGCGGAAAATAGAAGACGAATACCTAAAGAATCTaatatttgcagacgatattgttccCGTCATTGActctgcaaatgaaatgtagcaatttataaacaatctgaataaagcaagtctgaaagttggacttaggatgaacaagaaaaagactaagattatgTTCAAAACAAAAGCTCAATTctaacagatacatgtacaaggcgaagcgctagaggtagtggacaagtatatatatctagggcaactcgtacagaaaaacacatctagcaaagaggaaaaaaaacgacacaTCTGTCTAGGCtgaagcgccttcggcagacacagtagcatactaaaaggctccttgccattatctctaaaaagaaaagtttttatccAGTCTGTCCTCCCGGTTAtgacttatggatcagaaacatggatcaCAAGCAAATTGCTGGAGgggaaactagtaagtgcccagagagggatggagaggttgatgctgggaattaacttaagagatcggataagggcgatgtggatcagggaacagacaaaagtgtaaGACACACTTGGGAGCATCAAATAGAAGGAATAGCAATGTGCAGGTCATATATGTTctagacaggacgacagatggacaaagaaagtaacagactgggctatagataatataaagaggccaagggccaaacCAATGGGAAagtggcgtgacgaaataaggaaataatgggggccaagactggaaaaaaaatcgcaagacagacaaggttggaaaagattgggagaggcctacatccagcagtagattgattcaggctgctgctgctgctgatatatatatatatatatatatatatatatatatatatatatatatatatatattatatatatatatatatattatatatatttgtgtgtgtgtgtgtgtgtgtgtgtgtgtgtgtgtgtgtgtgtgtgtgtgtgcgtgtgcgtgcgtgtatgggtgtgtgtgtgcttatgtgtgtatatatatatatatatatatatatatatatatatatatatatatatatatatatatatatatatatatatatatatatatatatatatatatatatatatataatatagtatatatatatatatatatatataatatatatatatatatatatatatatatatatatatatatatatatatatatatatatattgtgtgatttgttggtgtgtgtgtggtgtgtgtgttgtgtgtgtgtggtgtgtgtggtgtgtgtgtgt
The genomic region above belongs to Penaeus monodon isolate SGIC_2016 chromosome 16, NSTDA_Pmon_1, whole genome shotgun sequence and contains:
- the LOC119582908 gene encoding carbohydrate sulfotransferase 9-like; this translates as MFKLYIFSRHSRSEGDLVTFRNFVKLIVAQDDLEAMIMDPHWRSIHETCNPCTIPYDFIGQFERLPEDEPFLLRWLGADRALSRLPADKLRNGAAHVTRRYFSELDAALKLSFFAKYFLDYVSFDYEFW